A genomic region of Photobacterium swingsii contains the following coding sequences:
- the csdE gene encoding cysteine desulfurase sulfur acceptor subunit CsdE has product MTLPHHPFGTEITADDIVAQMQTAKGWEDRYRTVIQLGKKLPVLPDEFKLADLTVSGCESLVWLTHDNQNGVFHFAADSDARIVRGLITLVLAAYEGKTADAILAFDIDGYFDHLGLIEHLSPSRGNGLKAIVEQIKVTATNT; this is encoded by the coding sequence ATGACATTACCGCACCACCCGTTTGGGACTGAAATCACCGCTGACGATATTGTCGCGCAAATGCAAACAGCAAAAGGCTGGGAAGATCGTTACCGTACCGTGATTCAATTAGGCAAAAAGCTTCCCGTATTACCCGATGAATTTAAGCTCGCCGATCTCACCGTCAGTGGTTGCGAAAGCCTTGTTTGGTTAACGCACGATAATCAAAACGGTGTGTTTCATTTTGCCGCCGATTCAGATGCTCGCATCGTGCGCGGTTTAATTACTTTGGTGCTTGCTGCATACGAAGGAAAAACAGCGGATGCCATTTTGGCCTTTGATATTGATGGATATTTTGACCATTTAGGTTTAATTGAGCACCTCAGTCCATCACGTGGCAATGGGCTTAAAGCCATTGTTGAGCAAATTAAAGTGACAGCTACAAACACGTGA
- the csdA gene encoding cysteine desulfurase CsdA — protein MTAQFSIDAIRTQFPALQQTCNGQPLVYLDSAATAQKPQVVIDTIQQYYSGQNANVHRGSHSLTAKATAKFEHARETVQHFLGAASNREIIWTRGATEALNLIAQTYARQTLQPGDEILVSELEHHANIVPWQIVAEQTGAKVVKIPMHSDCSLDMNAFRQLLSEKTRIVAIAHITNVTGTRNPIEQMITEAHQYGAVVVVDGAQGVVHEAIDVQTLDADFYVFSGHKLFAPAGIGALYGKLALLEAMPPWHGGGKMVEKVSFNGTTYSGVPGKFEAGTPNVAGSLGLAAAIDWFNAINQSQAEQHIAHLRQRAIEGIKDIEDLRIVGLQEHASLFSFVVNGVHHQDIATLLDQQGVALRAGHHCAHPMLDALGLTGTLRVSIALYNTEQDIDCFIAALHKACSLL, from the coding sequence ATGACTGCACAATTTTCTATCGATGCGATTCGCACCCAGTTTCCAGCCTTACAGCAAACCTGTAATGGCCAGCCTTTAGTGTATTTAGATAGTGCAGCAACTGCGCAAAAGCCGCAGGTGGTGATCGACACCATTCAACAATATTACAGTGGTCAAAATGCCAATGTGCATCGTGGCAGCCATTCGCTGACCGCTAAAGCAACCGCCAAGTTCGAGCACGCCCGTGAAACCGTCCAGCACTTTTTGGGGGCGGCGAGTAACCGAGAGATTATTTGGACTCGTGGTGCAACAGAAGCGTTAAACCTGATCGCACAAACGTATGCTCGCCAGACTTTACAGCCCGGCGATGAAATTCTTGTCAGTGAGTTAGAACACCATGCCAATATTGTTCCTTGGCAGATCGTAGCTGAGCAAACTGGCGCTAAAGTGGTAAAGATTCCGATGCATTCGGATTGCTCACTCGATATGAATGCCTTTCGCCAATTACTGTCTGAAAAGACCCGAATTGTCGCAATAGCCCATATCACTAACGTCACGGGTACCCGTAACCCTATTGAGCAAATGATTACCGAAGCACATCAATACGGTGCCGTCGTTGTAGTTGATGGTGCACAAGGTGTTGTGCATGAAGCAATTGATGTACAAACACTAGATGCTGATTTCTATGTATTTTCTGGCCACAAATTGTTTGCCCCAGCAGGTATTGGCGCACTATATGGCAAGCTAGCATTGCTTGAAGCAATGCCACCTTGGCATGGTGGTGGCAAGATGGTCGAAAAAGTCAGCTTTAACGGTACCACCTACTCTGGTGTGCCGGGAAAATTTGAAGCCGGAACTCCCAATGTGGCGGGTAGCTTAGGCCTTGCAGCCGCCATCGATTGGTTTAACGCAATCAACCAATCACAAGCCGAGCAACACATTGCCCACCTTCGTCAGCGTGCTATCGAGGGAATTAAAGACATTGAAGACTTACGCATTGTTGGACTACAAGAACACGCAAGTCTGTTTTCTTTTGTGGTTAATGGTGTGCATCATCAAGACATAGCAACCCTACTCGATCAGCAAGGTGTTGCGCTTCGTGCTGGCCACCATTGCGCCCACCCTATGCTTGATGCGTTAGGCTTAACAGGCACACTGCGCGTTTCGATTGCGCTCTATAATACTGAACAAGACATTGACTGTTTTATCGCAGCGCTACATAAAGCCTGTAGCCTGCTATAA